The genomic stretch GGTGTTTTATTATAAACAAACCAGATCACAAACCCGACTGCAAGGGCAATTAAGAACAGATAAGGAATGAATCCAAAAAGCCTGCCCTTTGCTACCTCTGTATAAGCAGGGCGGTAACCGCCGATTGGAGTCGCATTGGTATAAACAAGGCAGACACCGTAAACAATCAGCTGCATGCCCAAAGTTCCGATAAAAGCCGGAACCTGAAGTAAAGAAACAACCATACCATTGATCAGGCCGAAAATCGCACAAACAGCGATACAGATTAACAGCACAACGAACACCCACCAGATTCCGAAATCAGGAAGATTGGGAAAAAACTTTCCGCTGTATCCTGGTTTCTGAAGCAAGGTACCTGCAAGGCAGGCGGAGAGCCCTACCATACGTCCGGCGGAAAGGTCCGTACCTCTGGTGATCAGACATCCGGATACGCCGCAGGCAATGATAAATCGGGGCGCTACGTTTAAAGCGATGTTTTTTAAGTTATCAGGGGTACCAAAGGATGGCTGCTTAATTGCAGTAAAAATCGCCAGCATGATGAGAACGACGATGATTCCATTATTAATAAGAAAATCCTTTATATTAACTTTTTTTGTTTGCATAGGTAAATCTTTCGAGTTAACCTTCTTCGATGTCATGATTTAACCTCCTGTGTGAAATTTTCTGTTTCTTTATCGTTTAAATCGAATTTAGTGGCTAATGCCATTATTTTCTCCTGAGTTGCCTCATCATCTTCCAGCTCTCCGGTAATATGGCCATTGCACATAACGATAATCCGGTTTGACATGCCGATCAGTTCCGGCATTTCGGAAGAAATCATGATAATCGATTTTCCCTGCTTTACCAGATCTATCATGATCTGATAAATCTCATATTTTGCACCGACGTCAATTCCTCTGGTGGGTTCATCCATGATCAGAATATCCGGGTTATTCGCCAGCCATCTGGCGATGATCACCTTTTGCTGGTTCCCTCCTGACAGAGACTGTATCAGGGTCCTGTCATTGGGCGTCTTGATGCTCAGCTTTGCGATGCTCTCTTTTACAACCTGCCCCACCTTTTTGCTGTTAATGGTTCCGGCTTTGGTATAATTCCGGTAAGAAGCAATAGCCGTATTATCTGCAATGCTTAAGCAGCCAATAATGCCGGTTCCACGTCTGTCCTCTGTGATCATTCCCACAGAATCGTTAATGGCATCCTGGGGACGCTTGATCGTTACCTTTTTACCAAGGATCTCGATCTCACCGCTTGCAATATGGCGCATTCCAAAAATTGCTTCCATCAATTCTGTTCTCTGAGCACCTACCAGGCCTCCAAATCCCAGAATCTCTCCTTTCTTTAATTCAAAGGAACAATCCCGGAAGGAGCGTGCGTGGATGCTGCTTACATGGCTTACTTTTAAAACAGTTTCATCTGTCCGGTAATCTTCCTTAGGAGGATAGACGTTGCTTAATTCCCGGCCCACCATCTGCTTTACGATTTCATCATCCGAAATGTCCTTGACCTCCCAGGAGCCTACGTACGTTCCATCTCGCATGATTGTAATGTCATCGGCGATCTGCCGGATCTCTGCCATCTTATGGCTGATATATATCATAGAAACACCGCGGGATTTTAAATCCCTGACGATCCGAAACAGCGCTTCCACTTCATTATCAGTCAGTGATGAGGTCGGTTCATCCAAAATTACCAGCTTTGCATTCTGGCTCACTGCCTTTGCAATTTCCA from Lacrimispora sphenoides JCM 1415 encodes the following:
- a CDS encoding galactose/methyl galactoside ABC transporter permease MglC, whose amino-acid sequence is MQTKKVNIKDFLINNGIIVVLIMLAIFTAIKQPSFGTPDNLKNIALNVAPRFIIACGVSGCLITRGTDLSAGRMVGLSACLAGTLLQKPGYSGKFFPNLPDFGIWWVFVVLLICIAVCAIFGLINGMVVSLLQVPAFIGTLGMQLIVYGVCLVYTNATPIGGYRPAYTEVAKGRLFGFIPYLFLIALAVGFVIWFVYNKTPHGKYMYAIGGNEQAAEVSGVNTKKTKIIIYVTAAALYALGGFLVGAKSGGSSVNMGMGWELEAIAACTIGGVSVNGGIGKVSGVLIGVLVFEILKTCLQYLGVDTNFQYIAQGIVIVVAIALDIRKYIAKK
- a CDS encoding sugar ABC transporter ATP-binding protein, whose amino-acid sequence is MAEEYRLEMIGVSKSFPGVKALDKINLKVRPGTVHALMGENGAGKSTLMKCLFGIYNMDEGKVLIDGKDVSIANPDDALRKGLAMVHQELQPVPARSIAENMYLGRYPLIKVGPLKMIDHKTMNQEAEKWLKDVKMSFNPRAKLGTLSIGQMQSVEIAKAVSQNAKLVILDEPTSSLTDNEVEALFRIVRDLKSRGVSMIYISHKMAEIRQIADDITIMRDGTYVGSWEVKDISDDEIVKQMVGRELSNVYPPKEDYRTDETVLKVSHVSSIHARSFRDCSFELKKGEILGFGGLVGAQRTELMEAIFGMRHIASGEIEILGKKVTIKRPQDAINDSVGMITEDRRGTGIIGCLSIADNTAIASYRNYTKAGTINSKKVGQVVKESIAKLSIKTPNDRTLIQSLSGGNQQKVIIARWLANNPDILIMDEPTRGIDVGAKYEIYQIMIDLVKQGKSIIMISSEMPELIGMSNRIIVMCNGHITGELEDDEATQEKIMALATKFDLNDKETENFTQEVKS